A segment of the Arachis hypogaea cultivar Tifrunner chromosome 5, arahy.Tifrunner.gnm2.J5K5, whole genome shotgun sequence genome:
tttttttataattcaaaaattttgaaaagtgaaTTACGTTATATTCTCTAATCCCATGGCATGCAAAGCTCAAATTAGGAATGACCACCTTTCCTAAAAAGAAGGGTCACATACCCACACCCAGGCTTCTGAGTCTGATAAAGTTTCCCATttaacaacccacaccttgtttggacaaataaaaaaaaaaaaacaagacaaCTACTATTTTAAACTtaagaaaactaattaaaatattctCTTGAATTTAGATAACTGAATTATGGtgctaaaaataattattactaaCTTAActatcaaaattattattttaatgtcTAATTTGAGCGAAACTTTCGCGTTAATCCAATTTCATAAGTAGTACATAATCTCAAAAGGTTCGATTAGTTTCTAAATTTTTGAACATTTTTGTTTTAgacattagaaaataaaataaaaacattactaattagaaattacaataataatattatatattatacatgtgttaatttatatattttatcaaatatcaACCATGATATATAGATCAAATTATATAAACAGACTATTAGggttttaattttatatgaatGTCCTAAATGCAAAGAACTAACATAAAAGTTCTAGAACTATGTAAATCGAAGCAATATAATTAGATTTATCTTGATTACATATAAATCGAAACAATATAATTCGATTTACTTTGGATTCATAAAAATCAAAGTGATATAATTCAGTTTACCTTGGATTCATATAAATCAAAGCAATATGATTTCATTTACTAAAGAAGCCCGTTATGTATATTAAATCGAACAAACTTGTTTCAATTTACAGCAACTGATAGAGCATGGTAAATCAAATATAATTGATTCATTTAATTCGATTCACTAAGGAGTATGTGCTATTTAAATAGGATCAGAACGTGTAGTGTTCAATAGAGTGGATTTCACAAGGGCTAGTGAGGGTAGTTTTTAGTTCTAGTGCACTATCGAAGGACGATTAAGAAAAAAACGCTAGAGggaataaaatttattgataaGGATCCGTTGAGTGTCTTATCAGACCTTCTACGAGCTTTGTTGATTTTCAGAATACCATATTCCAGAAATTGGGACTGCATGGAGTGAAACGGGTAGAGAAGTTATTTTATAGAATTTCGATTTTCTGTTGGTCACGATGGGGTGAAGTACGACTCGTTTGTGATAGACAGTGATGACGATTTGCAAGTTTTATTTCACTGTTGTCGCCAATTTCCTGAGATGAGAACCCATAAACTATTGGCCAAACTTGGGATGTGGTCTCTAATTTAGGAGGATCAAACCGGAATCATCAATCGATGCCAATGGTAGCAGCCTCTAGTTCAACCCCCTGTTATTGCGTCTTTATCTCTGTCTGTAATGGTATCTGCGAGAGATTTGGTGGCATCTCTATCTTTCGCAGCTGATCTACACCAGGATGAGATTGTAGAAATATGTGATAACAGGAATACTCCTATTATGATTCCGGTTTCTAGGGAGGTTGGAGAACCAGATGCCGTGAAAGATGTATTGCGAGATGACGATGATGTGGAGTCCACCATAATTAATGACGATAGTGATGATCATCTAGGGAGGAGTATTTCTGTTGGGGCTGGTGGAGCATCGAGCTTGGAAACTCAACAGTACCCCCCACACTTTTCGACTCTACATTTAGAGGCCATGAGATAGTAGGGGGTTTGCGGATGTAGAATACGATTTCGGGGTCAGAGATTCATAGGATACCGTAGGTCTAGCtaagttccaggttggtcagcagttTTAGGATAAAGAGAAAGCCATCTTATGTGTGAAGACTTATAGCATCCGCCATAGGTTGAGTACAACGTGTTGGAATCGAATCATGCCAAGTACTAAAAAAAGTGTAAGGAGTTCAGAAACAGTTGCAGATGGTTGATTCGAATCACTCTTCGGCAGCGGAAGAgtatttgggaggtcaaacggtatAACAAACCTCATACATGTCTAGCCACGTCAATTTCTAGTGGTCACAAGAAGCTTGCTTACCATGTGATATCTACTTTCATCCTTCCTATGATCAGAGCTGATGCAATTATGTCCATTAAGGTACTGCAGAATGCGACGGAAGCACATTTTGGGTTTAGACATATGTACAGGAGGGTTTGGTTGGCTAAGTAGAAGGCCATTGCGTAGATTTATGGGGATTGGGATGAGGCCTATAATGAGTTTCCAAGATGGGTACTAGGTGCAGATAACGATGCGAAGTAGTATTGTAGTACTGAAGACGAGTCTTGTGCGAGTTGGAGGCCAGGTTGATGAGTCATCAGCGTTTTTCCACCAACCTTTTTAGTCGTTCCCACTGTGCATCGATGCATTCAATTATTATAAGCCATTGGTGAGTATTGATGGGACCCACTTATacgacaaatataaaaaaatattgcgGTTGCGATTGCTCAGGACGAAAATTCTAATATCGTTCCTATTGCTTTTGCCCTAGTAGAAAGTGAAAATACAGAGTCATGGTTGTTTTTCTTGTCTCACCTATAATAGCACGTGACTCTTCAACCCAGCATTCTCGTGATATCCGATAGGCATAATGGAATCAAGGCCACCTTGGAGGTTCCTGATGGTGGATGGCTTCTGCCTACTGCTTATCGTGCATTTTGTGTTAGGCACGTTCCAGTGAATTTCGCACTGAGTTTCAAGGAAAATGATGCAAAGAGATTTCTAGTCAATACTGCTTACGCAAAAACTGAGGCAGAGTTTGATTATTGGTTTGATATTCTTCGAAATAAAGACCCAGCCATGTATGACTGGGCCAAGAGGATGGAGTACAATAAGTGGACTCAACATCGGGACGAGGGTCGTAGATTTGGCCATATGATGACAAATATATTCGAGTGTGTTAATTCGGTACTCAAGAGTGTCAGAAACATTCCAGTTTGTTCCTTTGTAAAGTTTACTTATGGGAGATTGGTGGAGCTCTTTGTATAAGGAAAGAGAGGCTGAGGCACAGTTGGAGACATGGTAGCAATTTAGTCAGCCACTGATGAATACAATAGATGCAATTTTGAAGGCATCAAGGTGATTCACGGTGACCTTGTACGATAGGGATAAATTTTTGGAGGCTTGTACAAACTGTCTTCAGCACTCTCATATGAATCATGAGagtcattatcattatcaattgGAGTTGCCTTAACTTGCCTTCCGATCTTGTTTTGGTTGTATCTTTCACCTTCTGATTAATGTTATTGGCTGGTGAAGGCTTGGCAGAAACTTTAGCAGCTTGGGGTTTAGTCCAAGGCTTGGGCTGATGGATGGACTTTCTTATGGGATTATGTGTGGACTGAGGAGTGGGCTTCTGTGTGGGTTGAGGAGTTGGTTTAAGTGTGGGCTAAAGTATGGGTTGAGGAGAGGGTAACTTGGTGGGTTGAGAGTTGTTCCTTTTTGGCTGAGAAAATTTTTTTGTGGTCTTACAATCTGGTTGAAACTTTGCTTCATTGTGGTCCTTATTCAGTTTCTATGGGAGTTCAGGAATGGTTGACAACTGTagtacatcatcatcatcctcacccATGTAGTCAACCACGTGTGGCTTAGAAACTACATGCTCAAAATAGATGTTCATGAGGTGATGATTCCTCCTGCAGTCCTTAACCAATGCCAACAGATCAACATCATTTTCTAGCCTCCTCAAGCCATCGTCCAGACGTGTTCCAGGAACCTTCCACAAGGAATTGTTCATCTCAGCATATCCTAACTCCTTATAATATCACTTCACAAAAAACGCATATAGAGTGTCTGCTTCTACACCCATTAACACTTCAGTATTATCTGGTTCATAAAACAGATATCCTGATTCATCTGTTTTGAACTTTCCACCATAGTGAAATACAAAGGTCCTAGGGAGACCTTCTATCTGCAACCAAAATAGCAACACATTGAActattggaattttttttttcaaaaacaagcaAATCAGAGTCATCATCAactacaaaaatgaaaataaaacacaCACATGCAGCTATACAGAACACAAACATTGCTCTCAAATCTCGAAAAATAGAATCATTCATGGGTCACCACGCAAGTCCTAAGCCTGAATATATTTTTCAAACCCTAACATTACAAACAGTAACAATGGATTTCCAACGATCATAGAAGTACATTCATCAACAGATAAAACCACAATCAATCgcagaaaataacaaagaaaaggtAACCTACCTCTCATGCAAGGCGATGGTGTGCGCTCTTCGCTTGACCAAGGTTGTTGCAAACCGGTCACCTTCAACTCCAACACAATGTTGTCGTCGGTCTAGGTTGATAGTCGCTGTTCAATGCTCCGTCTTTGTGGAGGTGAGAATCGAAGATGAAGGGATTAGAGAGATGTTTTGTTTTCAGAAGAATGATAGAATTAGAGAGATGTAACGAAACAGGTATGAAAAATGAAGCGTTGTAAGAGGTGATCAAAGAAAATGACGCTGTTTAAACTTTTGCTGACATGTGACACTAATAGCCAAGTAAGCAAATGATAATATCGTTAGTCAAATAttagacggaaggactaacgttaccaattttaaattttttgaggataattttaattaatttatttttttggggaccaatttaaagatcaaataatcttttagggactaatttgactatttattCCATGTTATCTTTATCTAACTTTTTATGGTGAAAATGGTGTTTAGTTAAAAATGCACGATCAGGGTTACTTTTGTCATTTCAGTCTCTTGGAGCTGAAGTGAAGATATCTACGCTCAGAATCAAAGTCAGAAGTAAAACCACTGCCAAGAAAGAGTGAGAAAAAAGAAATCAGAAATGGGTTAAGGCTTAagagagagaaactgaaaaactgaaggaaaatatttttatcgCAAATTTGGAAACCAACTCAAACTCAAATTATTTGGTTCAGTTTTTATGCTCTGTAAACTCCTGCTTGCCggtttttctgtttttgtcatctcattcatcctcatcatcattatctttcttccaaaaaataattatttaatcccAGGAACTCTTGGAAAATGAAAGGAACCGTCTTTTCTGTAAACTGATCCCATTCTTATGATTTTGTTCTTCAATTTCTACTTTTTCTTACAATGTTGGTAGGAAGTCCAACATTCTTAACCCTGAAACTGACAACGTAAGAGTTAAACCAAACGCAACCCATTCCAATATCTGCTTTTGTTAGGTCGCTACATTTCTATCACAATGGCTTCAAAATCCAGGTAACTCAAGTTCTGTTGTTTCTGGGTTTCATTTCCATTGTTTGAAGATCTGGTTTCTGGCTTCTTCTGTGAAAAGCTTCATTTTTTTATATGGTCTTTTTTGTTTGATCTGTTGTTCATTGTGGAACGTGTTTTCGACCTAAATTTTTCAACTTTAAACCTATGTTTAATCCCCGCTGCATTATGTGTTTGAATTTTATGTGCTTTTTTGGCTTTCTGTGTAGTTTCGACGTGAAATTTGCATATGGGTTtcactttgttttcttctctttttttttttttttggtttggttTTATTATTTCGTCTTGAGTTCTGAATTCTTGTACACCTCATGCTTTTCTTAAAGCAATAATTTCATCACCATCTCCTAATCTCAACCCAAAAATCTTCACTTTTGGTTCACAATTACTGAATTACTAAACCCCATTTCATTTCTCATGCTGGGTGTTTCTGTTTGTAGTGAGTTTggtttggcattgttttcagatGCTGAATTTGGCCTTAGATCCATACCATATGATTTTCGCAACTGTTTGATTCTGTTATTTATAGCTTCTGGTGTTTTATGTCATGTAATGCAGTATTGATGTGTATTGACATTATGATTGAAATTTTTGGATCCAGTTTATCTGAAACTCCCAACAAAGGAACACCGGCTACTCCCAAGAAAGCAGCATCAGCCACTcccaagaaagcaccatccaccaCTCCCGGCAAAGCTGCTTCAGCCACTTCCAATAAAGCATCCCCTGCAACTCCAAGAGTGAGCAAACTCAGCAAGGGAGTTCCCAAGTCAGAAGCTGAATCACCATCGCCTCTGCAAGCTTCTCGCCTTTCTGCAGAAAGATCACCGCGAACTGTGAATTTGAAGCCCAATTTTGAGCGAAAATCACCAAGGCCGGTCACCACCCCGCCTGATGTAAGTCATCTCAAATGTTGAGATGGGTCATGTTTGATTTAATGTTTAGGCACGATTTCCTGGATTCTGTTTTAGGATGAAGCATTTGAACTTGAAGTCTTTGAATGTTTGATTTCTCTACAGTAGTGTAATAAGTAAACATTATTAGCCTGGTATTTGCTAGTGAATTGCTGAAGATCTTGTGGTAGTTGATAAAGTGGGAAAATATATATCTTAAGTccttatttgaatttgattatcTGTACTTAAAAATATGCTTATTATGTTGTTTGATTTTTCAGAAACTACAACCACGAGCTGCTAAGGGTTCAGAGTTGCAGACCCAGTTGAATCATGCTCAAGAAGAACTAAAGAAAGCAAAGGATATGCTGGTTCAGGccgagaaagagaaggcaaaagcacTTGATCAGTTGAAAGAAGCACAGAAGCTGGCCGAGGAAGCAAATGAGAAACTCAGAGAAGCATTGGTGGCTCAAAAGCAGGTTGAGGAGGATTGTGAGATTGAGAAGTTCCGAGCTGTTGAGTTGGAACAGGCTGGAATTGAAGctcagaagaaggaagaagaatggaagaaAGAGCTTGAAAATGTGAGGAGCCAGCATGCCGTGGACGTGGCTTCTCTTCTCTCCACCACTCAGGAGCTTCAGCGGGTTAAGCAAGAACTCGCCATGACTTGTGATGCAAAGAACCAGGCACTGATTCATGCTGATGAGGCAACAAAACTTGCTGAGGTTCAAGCAGAGAAAGCAGATAATCTTTCAGCCGAACTGAGTTATTTGAAAGCCTTGCTAGATTCAAAGCTGGAAACCGAGGCTAGTGAAAACCAGATTGTTTTGAAGCTAAAAACAGAGATAAAGGTTctcaaagaaaaaattgaaatggAGGCCAAAGGTTACAATGAGAAGTTGACGGAGAAAGAGAATTATATTGAACAGCTTAATGTGGAACTTGAAGCTGCAAAGATGGCTGAATCTTATGCACATAGTATGCTTGAAGAATGGAAAAATAAGGTTGAGAAACTAGAAATGAGAGTTGAAGAAGCAAATAAATTGGAGAGATCTGCATCGGCATCTTTGGACTCCATGACAAAACAGCTTGAAGGAAACAATGATTTGTTGCATGATGccgaatctgaaatcactagtaGCAAAGAGAAGGTAGCATTATTGGAAATGACTATTGGGAGACAAAAAGGAGATCTTGAGGACTCAGAACGGCGCCTTCTTGTGGCTAAGGAGGAAATCCTTGAAATGTCAAAGAAGGTCAAGTCTCTTGAATCTGAACTCAAAAATGTTAAGGAAGAGAAAGCCCAGGCATTGAGCAAGGAGAAGCTTGCAGAGTCAAGTGTGCAGATCCTATTAGAAGAGAAAAACAAACTCATCAATGAATTGGAGATATGTAGagatgaagaagagaagagcaaaaTGGCAATGGAAAGCTTGGCTTCTGCATTACATGAGGTAACTGCAGAAGCTAGAGATGCAAAAGAAAAGCTTTTAGCCAACCAAGCTGAACATAAAAGCTATGGGTTGCAGGTTGAAGATTTAAAAGCCGTTTTAAAGGCTACGAATGAAAAATACGAGTCCATGCTCGATGATGCACGACGTGAGATTGATGATCTTACATTTAGAATTGAGAATTTGAAGGAGGACAACGAGAGCTCCAAGGCAGAGTGGGAGAAGAGGGAAAATCATCTAAGCAACTGCTTAAAGCAAACCAAAGAAGAGAACACGTCTCTGGGAAAAGAAATAGATAGGTTGCTTCATTTGCTTAAAAAAACCGAGGAAGAATCTAGTGCTAAGATGGAGGAAGAAGCTCAACTGAAGGAAAATCTAAAAGAAGTGGAGGCTGAGGTGATCCACCTGCAAGAATCACTGAAAGAAGCACAGGCGGATAGCATGAAATTGAAGGAGAGTTTGTTGGATAAAGAGAATGAGTTTCAGAATGTTTTCCAGGAAAATGAAGAACTCCGAGCAAGGGAACTCGAATCTATTCAGAAGGTGCAGGAGTTATCTAAGCTGCTTGAAGAAGCTACAATTAGAAAAGACAGCAAGGATAATGAAGATCTTTCAGAGAGCGAGAAGGACTACGATTTGCTCCCTAAAGTAGTCGAATTCTCCGAAGAGAACGGACATGGACATGGAGGAGATGATGTATCGAAAGAAAACAAGTCTGAATCTCCGAAACCAGAGAATGTGAATGGAGAAGTGAAGCAAGGAAAAGATGATTCAGTAAAAGTTGAATTCAAAATGTGGGAGAGCTGTCAGATTGAGAAAAAGGAGTTATCATCTGGGAAAGAACTAGATCCTGAACCCTTTGATTCCTTTGGGGAGGAAGTTGTTGACTCAAAGAACATTGGAGTCAATGCTGCCACCTCTGTAGAGAACAAGAGTGATGGTGAAAGCCAAAACGAAAGCTCACCATCAAAGGAACAacaattcaagaagaagaagagatcacCACTTGGCAAGCTTGGAAGCCTGTTCAAGAAAAAGAGTGGTAGCAAATAGAACAAACAAACAACACATTTTGTTAATACTCCACTTTGGCAGTTACATATTGAACATCAAATTGTTTGCTGCACCTATTTATGGTTTTATGATGATGATCATATCTGCTTGTAATATTGTTTAGGATTTTTCTTATCTGATcacatttttatttcttttcttctggGGTTGGCAGTAAGTTATCATTTACACAAGTGTGCACACCAAAAATAAACTGATAAACTGAGTGAGGCGAGAAGCAATTGGAAACTAGAAAACAGAATTGATAAGTGAATTGGCAATCCCATTTCCTACAATTTTCCTAATATAACACTACCTTATACAGTAGCttcaaaataagtaaataaataaacgaataaatatttaactatttacgagcatataagtatattttcgaaaacattaaaTTTTAGACAAGGTATTtagtttttaacaaaattttattatttagaagTCTTTAAAAATTATTGTTGTCCAATAAATTGGTCTTTTTCTCATTggcaatcaaatttttaatattcatattacacaaataaatttttaataaattttattaaaatattactcTAAAGTAAATTATTCCCTTTCAAAACGATAAAGAGATTCATCTATCCAATGAAATTAATTTTCAAGGGCTttagaaagaataaaaaattgttatcctattaaaatattcaaagaaCAATATTATATcaccaataaatattattatttttttttatcaatatttgactaataataatttttatctgtatttataagaattttacactaaaaaatatatattttacacttatatttatcaaaaaattttttacataaataaatataatatacatcatattttttaaaatttatatatataaattaataaaatttatttattaaaaataatttaacatttatattaattaaattatgactaaaaatactgaaaaaaaaaaagtaaaaattactTAGTACCAAGAGTTTCTCATATCAAAATTTGAGATTTTATTcatatatttgaatttgattactTGTTCAATGTTTGCTTAGCAGTGAAGGCAGAGAATGATAGAGTGATAATAGTAGCCAGCTGAAACCTTAATACTTAGTTGAACTTGAACAGTGATTTTGGGCACACAACTGAATCTATTTGGCTTTGCCCACTCAACAAGAATTCGAACCAAATCGCAATCGCTCCCCATTTCTTTCTTCCAGTTTTTGGCAGACGAATTTATCGATGATGTGGGCAGCGATTATCTGCGGATTGGTATTCTACAAATTGATCAAACGATTCTTCTACGACGACGACATTTTGGACGTTGAAGGATCTGATCACTCTTCTGCTCTTTTCTCCGTCGCCGATAGGTCTCTTTTCTTacttctctttcttatttttttttttcaatctagGGCACGAATTTTCCTCAAATTTTGAGAAATTTCAACTTTTTTTATGAGGTTTTCAATCTCAGTGCACTTAATTTTCTAGCTTGTAGAAGAATTCGACGTGACTTTAATGTTTCGCATTTCAGGGTTCAAAAGCTTTACGGAGGAAATGTTTATGTTGGTCTTCGAATTCCAGATGCTGATACTAGTTCCAGACAGAGCATTGACATAGTTCTTGTCAAAAAAGAGTACTTTCCTTTTTTGATTTTCATTTCTTGTCAATTCAATTGTTTGTTCGCTCTGACAGTGTCACTGTTCTTGTTTGATTAATGGAGAAAATGGCATACCCGTGACCCTATTTATTACTTCTTTCTGCATTTACTTGCTGAAGTTTCAAATAATCAGTTATATGATTTCATTCCTTAAATGTCTCTGTTTCTGATATTTCAGGGAGGTAGTTGTGATATCCGTGAAGAACTACTCAGGGATTTTAACAGTTAATGGGGATGGTACTTGGGCCTGTGAAAAAACAAGCAGCCATAAAGTAGAGCGTCACCCTGATCCTGTGAGGAACTGCATCTCTTAAATGTCTTTGTTGCTACAATGCTGGTTCATAGGGTGGCTTGAATCAGAAACTAATATCAGATGGTTATTAATTAGTATGAACAGGAAAGTGACATGGCTTGATTGCTTTCTGTTTCCTGAACTATGTAGGTGGCAGAAGCAAGAAAGCAAGCTTCTATCCTTGAATCATATCTTGAGCAAAGAGGAGTAGCTTTACCTGAAGGATACATATCTTGTAAAGTTGTACTTCCTAACCCTAAATTATGGTATGATTTTGAAACTTGTATAATTGTTCCTATGAGCTGTGTTAAATCTCTTCTAATATTTTCAAAGGGTCACATTTTCTGACCTGTGGgtaaaaaagataaaatgaaaAACTTCAAATCATGTATAAGAGAAGAAAAGTTGATGCTTGTAAAAATCAGA
Coding sequences within it:
- the LOC112801319 gene encoding WEB family protein At3g02930, chloroplastic; this translates as MASKSSLSETPNKGTPATPKKAASATPKKAPSTTPGKAASATSNKASPATPRVSKLSKGVPKSEAESPSPLQASRLSAERSPRTVNLKPNFERKSPRPVTTPPDKLQPRAAKGSELQTQLNHAQEELKKAKDMLVQAEKEKAKALDQLKEAQKLAEEANEKLREALVAQKQVEEDCEIEKFRAVELEQAGIEAQKKEEEWKKELENVRSQHAVDVASLLSTTQELQRVKQELAMTCDAKNQALIHADEATKLAEVQAEKADNLSAELSYLKALLDSKLETEASENQIVLKLKTEIKVLKEKIEMEAKGYNEKLTEKENYIEQLNVELEAAKMAESYAHSMLEEWKNKVEKLEMRVEEANKLERSASASLDSMTKQLEGNNDLLHDAESEITSSKEKVALLEMTIGRQKGDLEDSERRLLVAKEEILEMSKKVKSLESELKNVKEEKAQALSKEKLAESSVQILLEEKNKLINELEICRDEEEKSKMAMESLASALHEVTAEARDAKEKLLANQAEHKSYGLQVEDLKAVLKATNEKYESMLDDARREIDDLTFRIENLKEDNESSKAEWEKRENHLSNCLKQTKEENTSLGKEIDRLLHLLKKTEEESSAKMEEEAQLKENLKEVEAEVIHLQESLKEAQADSMKLKESLLDKENEFQNVFQENEELRARELESIQKVQELSKLLEEATIRKDSKDNEDLSESEKDYDLLPKVVEFSEENGHGHGGDDVSKENKSESPKPENVNGEVKQGKDDSVKVEFKMWESCQIEKKELSSGKELDPEPFDSFGEEVVDSKNIGVNAATSVENKSDGESQNESSPSKEQQFKKKKRSPLGKLGSLFKKKSGSK